The Sardina pilchardus chromosome 19, fSarPil1.1, whole genome shotgun sequence genome window below encodes:
- the LOC134065705 gene encoding NEDD8 ultimate buster 1-like isoform X1, with the protein MAAQNTQSKLVTQLRNDNVQLRNHTTDNGIGQEHGSGNKLCMEKCVAKLEIVLPRDLKKDKKKYYLETRLDVPAQDIINRIKEDSGLNHIKLISGKKNIDPMKRLDEQNVMTNSKMKVFRASEPEAIQAMAEVEKKKKSQDESMQRTQKGFQILSERDGLEDPMTTPFLEIADQKGNPLTIPPSEKKALILAMGLHEKGRALMKRRQHEAALSYLIQADTEFRKCDPKVLNTVDNYAVLQLDVVWCYQALDALDCLKDSKERLQCAEDCFRKCYGEQQERLLQIKGSSGGEEVLFLRLYLLQTLLAYYESNNELAKKILKKVEDLYERLRLDTDKLKNLENLMAMGFSDQEARLGLRACQGDESKAEEHIRQRRKDKEQDKEERRRRQEGINTLVELGFAKRDAAHELQQANGDVDKAYVKLLDSHGQPMDMASSSSTRPVETQATQLLSPSPPSTSSPSEEPSTSSESTGTASLDADLVNEVLEDIPEHEEDYLDLTLDEERVVIDKIKSYLEGKETSC; encoded by the exons ATGGCAGCACAAAATACTCAATCCAAGTTAGTAACTCAGTTAAGAAATGATAATGTCCAACTACGGAACCACACAACTGATAATGGGATCGGACAGGAGCAT GGATCTGGAAACAAGTTATGCATGGAGAAATGTGTGGCCAAATTGGAAATAGTCCTCCCCAGAGATCTGAAAAAG GATAAAAAGAAGTATTACCTGGAAACCAGGCTGGATGTCCCCGCTCAAGACATAATAAACAG AATAAAAGAAGACTCTGGTTTGAACCACATCAAACTAATTTCTGGAAAGAAGAACATAGATCCCA TGAAAAGGCTGGACGAGCAGAACGTGATGACCAATAGTAAGATGAAGGTGTTTAGGGCCTCCGAGCCCGAGGCCATACAAGCCATGGCTGaggtggagaagaagaagaaatcgCAGGATGAGAGCATGCAGCGCACTCAGAAAGGCTTCCAGATCCTGTCCGAGAGAG ATGGCCTTGAGGACCCAATGACGACTCCATTTTTGGAGATTGCTGATCAGAAAGGAAACCCTCTTACAATTCCTCCTAGTGAGAAAAAG GCTCTGATCCTGGCCATGGGCCTCCATGAGAAGGGCCGAGCGTTGATGAAGCGCAGGCAGCACGAAGCTGCCCTCAGCTATCTGATACAGGCCGACACCGAGTTCAG AAAGTGTGACCCCAAAGTGCTGAACACGGTGGATAACTATGCGGTGCTCCAGCTGGACGTTGTGTGGTGCTACCAGGCGCTGGACGCCCTCGACTGCCTGAAGGACAGCAAGGAGCGGCTGCAGTGTGCCGAGGACTGCTTCCGCAAGTGCTACGGTGAGCAGCAGGAGAGACTGCTGCAGATCAAG GGGAGCTCAGGAGGCGAGGAGGTCCTGTTCCTGAGGCTATATCTTCTGCAGACGCTGCTGGCTTATTATGAAAGCAACAACGAACTGGCCAAAAAGATACTGAAAAAG GTGGAAGACCTGTATGAGCGACTGCGTCTAGACACAGATAAGCTGAAAAATCTGGAAAATCTGATGGCTATGGGCTTCAGTGACCAGGAGGCTCGTCTGGGCCTGAGGGCTTGCCAGGGTGACGAGAGCAAAGCAGAAGAACATATCAGACAGAGGAGAAAG GATAAGGAACAGGataaggaagagaggaggcgaCGACAGGAGGGCATCAACACCTTGGTGGAGCTGGGCTTTGCCAAGAGAGACGCAGCGCATGAGCTGCAACAGGCCAATGGTGACGTGGACAAAGCTTATGTG AAACTTCTTGACTCCCATGGACAACCCATGGATATGGCCAGCAGCTCTAGCACAAGGCCGGTGGAGACCCAGGCCACCCAGCTGCTCTCACCCTCCCCGCCCTCCACCTCCTCGCCCTCGGAGGAGCCCAGCACATCCTCAGAGTCCACAg GCACAGCCAGTCTGGACGCAGACCTGGTGAACGAGGTTCTGGAGGACATTCCTGAGCATGAGGAAGACTATCTAGACCTGACGCTAGATGAAGAGAGAGTAGTCATCGACAAGATAAAATCATACCTGGAGGGAAAGGAAACGTCCTGCTAA
- the LOC134065705 gene encoding NEDD8 ultimate buster 1-like isoform X2, protein MAAQNTQSKLVTQLRNDNVQLRNHTTDNGIGQEHDKKKYYLETRLDVPAQDIINRIKEDSGLNHIKLISGKKNIDPMKRLDEQNVMTNSKMKVFRASEPEAIQAMAEVEKKKKSQDESMQRTQKGFQILSERDGLEDPMTTPFLEIADQKGNPLTIPPSEKKALILAMGLHEKGRALMKRRQHEAALSYLIQADTEFRKCDPKVLNTVDNYAVLQLDVVWCYQALDALDCLKDSKERLQCAEDCFRKCYGEQQERLLQIKGSSGGEEVLFLRLYLLQTLLAYYESNNELAKKILKKVEDLYERLRLDTDKLKNLENLMAMGFSDQEARLGLRACQGDESKAEEHIRQRRKDKEQDKEERRRRQEGINTLVELGFAKRDAAHELQQANGDVDKAYVKLLDSHGQPMDMASSSSTRPVETQATQLLSPSPPSTSSPSEEPSTSSESTGTASLDADLVNEVLEDIPEHEEDYLDLTLDEERVVIDKIKSYLEGKETSC, encoded by the exons ATGGCAGCACAAAATACTCAATCCAAGTTAGTAACTCAGTTAAGAAATGATAATGTCCAACTACGGAACCACACAACTGATAATGGGATCGGACAGGAGCAT GATAAAAAGAAGTATTACCTGGAAACCAGGCTGGATGTCCCCGCTCAAGACATAATAAACAG AATAAAAGAAGACTCTGGTTTGAACCACATCAAACTAATTTCTGGAAAGAAGAACATAGATCCCA TGAAAAGGCTGGACGAGCAGAACGTGATGACCAATAGTAAGATGAAGGTGTTTAGGGCCTCCGAGCCCGAGGCCATACAAGCCATGGCTGaggtggagaagaagaagaaatcgCAGGATGAGAGCATGCAGCGCACTCAGAAAGGCTTCCAGATCCTGTCCGAGAGAG ATGGCCTTGAGGACCCAATGACGACTCCATTTTTGGAGATTGCTGATCAGAAAGGAAACCCTCTTACAATTCCTCCTAGTGAGAAAAAG GCTCTGATCCTGGCCATGGGCCTCCATGAGAAGGGCCGAGCGTTGATGAAGCGCAGGCAGCACGAAGCTGCCCTCAGCTATCTGATACAGGCCGACACCGAGTTCAG AAAGTGTGACCCCAAAGTGCTGAACACGGTGGATAACTATGCGGTGCTCCAGCTGGACGTTGTGTGGTGCTACCAGGCGCTGGACGCCCTCGACTGCCTGAAGGACAGCAAGGAGCGGCTGCAGTGTGCCGAGGACTGCTTCCGCAAGTGCTACGGTGAGCAGCAGGAGAGACTGCTGCAGATCAAG GGGAGCTCAGGAGGCGAGGAGGTCCTGTTCCTGAGGCTATATCTTCTGCAGACGCTGCTGGCTTATTATGAAAGCAACAACGAACTGGCCAAAAAGATACTGAAAAAG GTGGAAGACCTGTATGAGCGACTGCGTCTAGACACAGATAAGCTGAAAAATCTGGAAAATCTGATGGCTATGGGCTTCAGTGACCAGGAGGCTCGTCTGGGCCTGAGGGCTTGCCAGGGTGACGAGAGCAAAGCAGAAGAACATATCAGACAGAGGAGAAAG GATAAGGAACAGGataaggaagagaggaggcgaCGACAGGAGGGCATCAACACCTTGGTGGAGCTGGGCTTTGCCAAGAGAGACGCAGCGCATGAGCTGCAACAGGCCAATGGTGACGTGGACAAAGCTTATGTG AAACTTCTTGACTCCCATGGACAACCCATGGATATGGCCAGCAGCTCTAGCACAAGGCCGGTGGAGACCCAGGCCACCCAGCTGCTCTCACCCTCCCCGCCCTCCACCTCCTCGCCCTCGGAGGAGCCCAGCACATCCTCAGAGTCCACAg GCACAGCCAGTCTGGACGCAGACCTGGTGAACGAGGTTCTGGAGGACATTCCTGAGCATGAGGAAGACTATCTAGACCTGACGCTAGATGAAGAGAGAGTAGTCATCGACAAGATAAAATCATACCTGGAGGGAAAGGAAACGTCCTGCTAA
- the crygn2 gene encoding gamma-crystallin N-B — protein sequence MSQYSGKIVFYEGKCFTGRKLEVFGDCDNFQDRGFMNRVNSIRVESGAWICYDHPDFKGQQYILERGEYPEFQRWNSHNDHMGSCKPIRMHGEHYRIELFEGCNYSGQCVELCDDCPFLQSRGFTKTCINSIRVYGDGAWVMYEEPNFRGRMYIVERGNYCSHNEWQAQNPNIQSIRRVVNYF from the exons ATGTCGCAGTATTCTGGAAAG ATCGTGTTTTACGAGGGCAAATGCTTCACCGGGAGGAAGCTGGAGGTGTTCGGCGACTGCGATAACTTCCAGGACCGCGGCTTCATGAACCGCGTCAACTCCATCCGCGTGGAGAGCGGTGCTTGGATCTGCTACGACCACCCTGACTTCAAGGGCCAGCAGTACATCCTGGAGCGCGGCGAGTACCCCGAGTTCCAGCGCTGGAACTCCCACAACGATCACATGGGCTCCTGCAAGCCAATCAGGATG caCGGTGAGCACTACAGAATTGAGCTGTTCGAGGGCTGCAACTACTCCGGCCAGTGTGTGGAGCTGTGCGACGACTGCCCCTTCCTGCAGAGCCGTGGCTTCACCAAGACCTGCATCAACTCCATCAGAGTCTACGGTGACGGAGC CTGGGTGATGTACGAAGAGCCCAACTTCCGTGGCCGCATGTACATTGTGGAGAGAGGCAACTACTGCAGCCACAACGAGTGGCAGGCCCAGAACCCCAACATCCAGTCCATCCGCAGGGTTGTCAACTACTTCTAA
- the rheb gene encoding GTP-binding protein Rheb produces the protein MPQPKSRKIAVLGYRSVGKSSLTIQFVEGQFVDSYDPTIENTFTKMITVNGQEYHLQLVDTAGQDEYSIFPQTYSIDINGYILVYSVTSNKSFEVVKVIHEKLLDMVGKVQVPIMLVGNKKDLHMERVISCEEGKALAESWNAAFMESSAKENQTAVEVFKRIILEAEKIDGGAPQGRTSCSLM, from the exons GGAAGTCCTCTCTGACAATACAGTTTGTGGAAGGCCAGTTTGTGGATTCTTATGACCCAACCATAGAAAACA CATTTACAAAAATGATCACAGTCAACGGTCAAGAGTACCACCTGCAGCTGGTCGACACAGCAGGCCAG gACGAATACTCAATTTTTCCACAGACTTACTCCATAGACATCAATGGTTACATTTTGGTGTATTCTGTTACGTCAAATAAAAG TTTTGAAGTAGTAAAAGTTATCCATGAAAAACTGTTGGACATGGTGGGAAAAGTACA agtACCCATCATGTTGGTGGGAAACAAGAAAGATCTTCACATGGAACG tgttatCAGCTGTGAAGAAGGCAAAGCCCTGGCAGAGTCCTGGAACGCCGCGTTCATGGAGTCCTCGGCAAAAGAGAACCAG ACTGCAGTGGAGGTCTTTAAAAGGATAATCCTGGAGGCAGAGAAGATAGATGGCGGTGCCCCGCAAGGAAGGACATCCTGCTCCCTGATGTAG